The following are from one region of the Stenotrophomonas lactitubi genome:
- a CDS encoding DNA topoisomerase I, whose protein sequence is MPKHLLIVESPAKAKTINKYLGKDYTVLASYGHVRDLIPKEGAVDPDNGFAMHYDVIEKNEKHVDAIAKAAKGADDILLATDPDREGEAISWHIAEILKERGLVGDKPMQRVVFTEITPRAIKEAISQPREIASDLVDAQQARRALDYLVGFNLSPVLWRKVQRGLSAGRVQSPALRMIVEREEEIEAFIAREYWSIAAECAHPSQHFNAKLIKLDGQKFEQFTVTDGDTAEAARLRIQQAAQGALHVTDVASKERKRRPAPPFTTSTLQQEASRKLGFTTRKTMQVAQKLYEGMDIGGEEGTVGLISYMRTDSVNLSQDALAEIRDVIARDYGIASLPDQPNTYQTKSKNAQEAHEAVRPTSALRTPAQVARFLTDDERKLYELIWKRAVACQMIPATLNTVSVDLSAGSEHVFRASGTTVVVPGFLAVYEEGKDSKSAEDDDEGRKLPAMKPGDRVPLERIVADQHFTQPPPRFTEAALVKALEEYGIGRPSTYASIIQTLLFRKYVEMEGRSFRPSDVGRAVSKFLSSHFTQYVDYDFTAKLEDELDAVSRGEEEWIPLMSRFWGPFKELVEDKKESVDRAEASGARELGTDPKTGKPVSVRLGRFGPYAAIGSTAEDAEDKPKFASLRPGQSMHTISLEDALELFLMPRALGEDKGEDVSVGIGRFGPFAKRGSTYASLKKEDDPYTIDLARAVFLIEEKEEIARNRIIKEFEGSDIQVLNGRFGPYISDGKMNGKIPKDREPASLTLAEVQQLMEETGKPVRKGFGAKKAAAKKAPAKKAAVKKEAAPKKAAAKKAPAKKAAAKKAPAKKAVAKKAPAKKAVKKAAK, encoded by the coding sequence ATGCCCAAGCACCTGCTCATCGTTGAATCGCCGGCCAAAGCCAAGACGATCAACAAATACCTCGGCAAGGACTACACGGTCCTGGCCTCGTATGGGCACGTGCGTGACCTGATCCCGAAGGAAGGCGCGGTTGACCCGGACAACGGGTTCGCCATGCATTACGACGTGATCGAGAAGAACGAAAAGCATGTCGATGCGATCGCCAAGGCCGCAAAGGGCGCCGACGACATCCTGCTGGCGACCGATCCGGATCGCGAGGGTGAAGCGATCAGCTGGCATATCGCCGAGATCCTGAAGGAGCGCGGGCTGGTCGGGGACAAGCCGATGCAGCGCGTGGTCTTCACCGAGATCACGCCGCGCGCGATCAAGGAAGCCATCAGCCAGCCGCGCGAGATCGCCAGCGACCTGGTCGATGCCCAGCAGGCGCGCCGCGCACTGGACTACCTGGTCGGCTTCAACCTGTCGCCGGTGCTGTGGCGCAAGGTCCAGCGCGGCCTGTCCGCAGGCCGCGTGCAGAGCCCGGCGCTGCGCATGATCGTCGAGCGCGAGGAAGAGATCGAAGCCTTCATCGCCCGCGAGTACTGGTCGATCGCCGCCGAGTGCGCGCACCCCTCGCAGCACTTCAACGCCAAGCTGATCAAGCTGGACGGGCAGAAATTCGAGCAGTTCACCGTCACCGACGGCGACACCGCCGAGGCTGCCCGCCTGCGCATCCAGCAGGCGGCACAGGGCGCCCTGCACGTCACCGACGTGGCCAGCAAGGAGCGCAAGCGTCGCCCCGCGCCGCCGTTCACCACCTCCACGCTGCAGCAGGAAGCCTCGCGCAAGCTGGGTTTCACCACCCGCAAGACCATGCAGGTCGCGCAGAAGCTGTACGAAGGCATGGACATCGGCGGCGAAGAAGGCACGGTCGGCCTGATCTCGTACATGCGTACCGACTCGGTGAACCTGTCGCAGGACGCGCTGGCCGAAATCCGCGACGTGATCGCCCGTGACTACGGCATCGCCTCGCTGCCCGACCAGCCCAACACCTACCAGACCAAGTCCAAGAACGCCCAGGAAGCGCACGAAGCGGTGCGTCCGACCTCGGCACTGCGTACCCCGGCCCAGGTCGCGCGGTTCCTGACCGACGACGAGCGCAAGCTGTACGAGCTGATCTGGAAGCGTGCAGTGGCCTGCCAGATGATTCCGGCCACGCTCAACACCGTCAGCGTGGATCTGTCGGCCGGCAGCGAGCACGTGTTCCGCGCCAGCGGCACCACCGTGGTCGTGCCCGGCTTCCTGGCTGTGTACGAGGAAGGCAAGGACAGCAAGAGCGCCGAGGATGACGACGAAGGCCGCAAGCTGCCGGCGATGAAGCCGGGCGACCGCGTGCCGCTGGAACGCATCGTGGCCGACCAGCATTTCACCCAGCCGCCGCCGCGCTTCACCGAAGCGGCGCTGGTGAAGGCGTTGGAAGAATATGGCATCGGCCGTCCTTCGACCTACGCCTCGATCATCCAGACCCTGCTGTTCCGCAAGTACGTGGAAATGGAAGGCCGCAGCTTCCGCCCGTCCGATGTCGGCCGTGCGGTATCCAAGTTCCTGTCCAGCCACTTCACCCAGTACGTCGACTACGACTTCACCGCCAAGCTGGAAGACGAGCTCGATGCCGTCTCGCGCGGCGAGGAAGAGTGGATTCCGCTGATGTCGCGTTTCTGGGGACCGTTCAAGGAACTGGTCGAAGACAAGAAGGAATCGGTCGACCGCGCCGAGGCCAGTGGTGCGCGCGAGCTCGGCACCGACCCCAAGACCGGCAAGCCGGTCAGCGTGCGCCTGGGCCGGTTCGGGCCTTACGCAGCCATCGGCAGCACGGCCGAGGATGCCGAGGACAAGCCCAAGTTCGCTTCGCTGCGGCCGGGCCAGTCGATGCACACCATTTCCCTGGAAGACGCGCTGGAGCTGTTCCTGATGCCGCGCGCGCTGGGTGAGGACAAGGGCGAGGACGTCAGCGTCGGCATCGGCCGCTTCGGCCCGTTCGCCAAGCGCGGCAGCACCTATGCCTCGCTGAAGAAGGAAGACGACCCGTACACCATCGACCTGGCGCGCGCCGTGTTCCTGATCGAAGAGAAGGAAGAAATCGCGCGCAACCGGATCATCAAGGAGTTCGAGGGCAGCGACATCCAGGTGCTGAACGGTCGTTTCGGCCCGTACATCAGCGACGGCAAGATGAACGGCAAGATTCCCAAGGATCGTGAGCCGGCATCGCTGACCCTGGCCGAAGTGCAGCAGTTGATGGAAGAAACCGGCAA